Below is a genomic region from Mustela lutreola isolate mMusLut2 chromosome 1, mMusLut2.pri, whole genome shotgun sequence.
CTtagaaggaccaaaaaaaaaaaaaaggagtaaaaaagcaatttattttcctaatgtttAATATTAGATGCTCTGCAAGTAAGTAGATTGGAAATGCCTGCTGTACTATTCTGTGTTATCACTACAAAATGGCACTTATAATATGATGCAATTAATtttccatctgaaaaaaaaacataaagagcCTTGTTCAAAGCCCAGGTCTAAAAAATATTAGTGGAAATTGTAGCTATATGAAACTTATTATTGATTTGTTAGTACATGGGTGAAGAATTCagtcaaaacaaaaattatgGATAACATATTATGGTTAAGGTATCCTACCAGGTACTGTAAGAGATTAAGAAGAAGAATTAACTAtagttccttctttctctgggaaAGAGAGACTGGGAGCCCAGAGTAGACGATATGTAAGATATAAACCTGAAGGATTACAAACCATTGACCAGAAAGTGATTTCTTAGAagaaaggttaaaataaaatatcatgatAGTTCAGAGTCAACATTGATTAGGTTTCATAGGAAGCCTGGCCCTGGAAAActtgaaaaacttgaaaaacttcTTTGGTTCATCATAAACAAAAGTATAGAGacaggaaaatacaaagaagaatggAGTACTCAAACTAATTCTGTAGGACTACGCTGAACAATTCACTAGGAGAATAATGTGAAGTGAGTGTGGAAAAGAGGACAGGAGTGTTAAATGGGATCCTGTTAGGTGAACAAGCCTTTTGGTTTGCAGTTCACACACCTCCCCAGGTGGGCAGCATTATTCCAAAaaatctgctttccttccttccttctccaccttcttccctcccttcctttcttataTTCATTCCTTTGATATAAACCCTTCTTTCCACCTAGTGTTAAGTAATATATGAGATAAGAATCATCCCTGGTGATGATACCTCATGGTCCTTGGTATTATTCAGATTCTagtgagaaaagcagaaaaaacttaataataaaataatgtaatctGTAGCATCATAAGTTATGATAAGCAttattaaggaaacaaaaaagggGCAGATTACGAAGTGTAACCTGTCCTAGGAAGGATAGTACAGAAAAGTGTTTTTGACTATGTGGCATTGGAACTAAgacctcttaaaaataaaaagatgctaGCTCTTCAAAAAGGAGAATGGGAAATTCCAAGAAGAGAGAATAATCTTTGCACAGTCCTTGAGGAAGGTAAGAACATAGACTGTTCAGATGGCATGAAGGAAACACGAATGGCTGGAAAGAAGtgaagggggaaagagaaaggcaggACCAGATTATGCAATACTTTAAACTGGGTTCACTTACAATAGGAAATCAATCACTGGCGCATTATTGCACAGGCTGCTCTGGCTGCTGGGAGACTAGGTCAGGAGGAGTGAGGTTAAGAGTGAAATTAGGGAGACCATCTGAAAGGCTGTAGTCCAAGTAAGAGATGATAGTGTTCTGTAGTATCTCCAGTGTATGATTTTCAGCAGGGTTGGCAAAGCTGATtgacagaaatggaaagatttgAGATATTTGGGAAATAAAGTCAACAGATGATGATGGGTTGAtttgaggagagaaggaaaaagaagatcaACCAGTTTTACTAGGTTGTCCATTTGTCAGCTTAGCCCAGAGCTATGTAAATTCAAGTAATTAAATGCTTTTGGTTGAattataaaagtaagaacaaaaagAGTATTATGAGATATCTAGATAagtccattatttttatttctgcctcTCATTTGCCAAAATCTCCTCCTGTTTTATGTGTGTGATCACATTATTATTGATGCATTTTTCTACTAGTTATGGAAAAAGAACACCTATAAAACAATTTTCAATAGTTACTTCCTGCTTAAATCTTATTTCAGGATGGATTGGTGCCAAATATTCTAAAAAGtaatattaattcttaaaatcGACTTGTTATGGAGACATAACTTTTGTCATGATTTGGTCTAGAAGAGTTGGTACACTCAACAGATTACCATAAAATATCAGAATGTCCGAAGATAGAGCATGAAACATATTTTTAGACTGCATATTGGGAATAGCTGCTTCTATAAGCAAAATGGGTACGCTGGGTATACATAATTAGAAACCAGAGAGTGGGCCTATCTAAAGTCAATAAACTCTGAGGAcatgaaaaaatgaagagaaaatgagaCTTGGACTAGTTAAGAATTAGGCGTGTCCCATGTATCTATTAACAGAAATCCTGAGAGCAATCgtgaaaagaaatacatcaataaaatgaaaatgactgtTGAAAATCACAcccgccaaactgtggaaagagccaagatgcccttcaacagacaaatggataaagaagatgtggtccatatacacaatagaatattactcagctatcagaaaggatgaatacccaacttttgtatcaacatggataggactggaggagattatgctgagtgatgtaagtcaagcagagagagtcaactatcatatggtttcacttatttgtggagcataaggaatatcatggaggacattaggagaaggaaagaaaaagtgaattgggggaaattggagcgggagatgaaccacgagagactgtggactctgaaaaacaaacatggttttagaggggaggggggtgggaggatgggcaagcctggtggtgggtattaaggagggtacatgttgcatggagcactgagggttgtacataaacaatgaattttggacactgaaaaaaataaaaaaattaaaaacctggaAATACAAGGagacagtaaaaaaattaaaaaataaaaaaagaagaagaaaagaaaaaagaaataagaaattaaaaaaaaaaagaaaatcacacccAGACTATAATTGCAGCTTACATAAACGGGTCAGTGTTAGAGATTTCATATTGATACTGAACTGcaaaatacaaacacaaataaTCATGGTGATCATTTCTTAAGATTCAGATTTTGGAGTTTGAAAATCTCCAATAATTTTAAACATCCATGCTTTGCAAAGTTGTGGATgccttttacttttatatattttcatgtctATGATTACAAATAAAATGTGTATCTCAGATACCTACTCAAGAGAAatctaatgaaagaaaaatttcttcctcAGATTTCCAAATGTGAAGGTGTAGTACAGAAATACTGAGCATAACTgcggcacctaggtggctcagtcagttaagcatcggattcttgatttctgctcaggtcatgatctcagggttctgggatcgagtcctgtgtcaggttctGCACTTAGCAGGGgttctgcttgaggattctctctcttcctcaccttctgcccttcccccaaccctctcaaataaataaatatttaaaaaggatatATACCATGTTGCTCTGAGTAGTATCAagctaaaataatatttaatatatatttgggtcataaaataaatattaatattgagGGAAGCAATGGTCATAATACACCCACAAAACCATACTAACCAGGCATTATTTGTCCAAATTAGATACGTACGgaacttctgattttaaaagtacGGACTCAATGAGCAGTGAATCCATGTAATTTGGGAATAGCTTGTTAAAATCTATAGCTAGTGAATACTGAAGTTTGCCACAGTTTGAATTTtacttataatatattttttgagatCTATACTTTCCCAAAATATAAACCCCAAGCCACAGATACCATGCAAGTACAAGTAAAATTTGACCCTGTATGACCTCTTATTTTCAGATTCAGACATGCTCTACACAATGGGTCAGGTCTTTGTGTTTTGTCATTCAGCACCCCCAACCTAGGCAGGGGCAGGTTTTAAACTCTCCAATTATTCCTGTGAAACCCTGAGTGAAAGACATCCACATCCCTTTGGATAGCAATTAAACAAACTACTGACTTGTTGAGGGTCACCACCCTGACCCCTTTGTCACTTTCCTCCTGTGTCCAGGGGCATAAGAGACACCACCTCTGAGTCACTACTTTTTCATCTCCACTCACATTTTAATAAGATTAGGCCTGTGACACAGCATTAAGAGTAAAACATTTGTCAATGCCTCTAACTgaaatattagtaaaataaagGAGAACAACCATGGCACCAAGAGAAAAATCAACCACCTGCTATAGTATGACTTGGGCCTTAGTCTCTGGGATACAACCATGATGGCCAGCCTGACTCCAACCTTCTTACACTCCACAACAACAATCTGCATTCAATACCCTCAGTCTCTTCTTAGAAAATGTCACAACAGCATCTTTCAAATAAGGGATCTAATTTCTAAACCTTGTACTCACCAGCACACTGCTCTCAAAGATGGGACACCGGAGGGCTGCCTTCAGAGGTCATCATCCTGAGGACTTAGAAGCTTTTGTATTTCCACCCTTGCTTCAGAAACTCCCTCCTCACCAGCCTCCAGATAATTCTAGTCCTCATTTCTCAAAGTGTGAGAGGATGTGCACAGCATAATCTCCTACAgtggtctttaaaaagaaaacaagcaaacaaagaaggATTCAAAGATTCAGTAAGATTGCTACATATTATAGTTTCTATCTCCCACTTTTGAGATCCTTTATGCATTTCAGCCTACTGCAATTCTACAATATGAAAACCCTGAACTTTAAATACTCCATATTTTCCAGAGCCATTCAACTAAGATACCTCTTTATTTTGGGAATACCCACCAATATCTTTCTAGATctaaaattctggaaaatatgCTTTGGAAAGTGTTATCTTATTTACTATTATTCAAGTTTTTAtctaactttgtgtgtgtgtgtgtgtgtgtgtgtgtgtaggtgggaaggaaagaacatacatttattttcaaacaaaagtTGCTATTTGTTTATAAGACACCTCTGTTGACTTAAATAAGCACAGCTGGCTCGATACATCATTATACACATGTTATCACACATTCAGAAAGCTTCTGAGAAGATATATTGAGACAGGTTTCTCTTGTGGCTCAACTGGATTTCAAATATTCTCTTCAGAATTCTGAGTAATGGTGCAACCTATAGAGCAGGGCCTTGCCCTTTTCATTCCCCAAGGCAAAATACCCACTTCTGGGAGAAAAATCCATGGTATGAACAAGAGAAACAgtcttctttttaatgactggGAAGTTTGAAAATACTGTACAGGAGGGAAGGTGAACCAATCTGACcgcttctttcatttcttctgaagCAATTGCCAAGATTTCTGTAGTAGgattgaagctcagagaagtaacACCTGTAACCAAGTTCATTATAGCTTTTATCGGCTTTGGATTTGTTTCTTGAAGACAAGAATCTTGATTGTATATGTTTACCACTCCACAATTAGAACCACAAGCCACATACTGTCCATTCCTAGATGTGGCAATGCTTAATCCATATAAACTGCCTTCATCAACAAATCTGTTAAGGCATTTTCTGGAGTTCACATCCCAAACATAAACTTCCCCATCGCCTGAAGAGGCGTATAGTTTCTTGCTATCTGAAGAGAACGTGGATGCTGCAACCCTTCCATTAATTTTCATGCTACCAATCAGTTCTTTGGTCTTCATTGACAGCAAATGAAGATATCCAGCAACACCATTTATCAGCAAGAAGGACCCATCTGGAGACACTTCGAAGCTCCTCACTATCTTCTCTTTCAAACCTCTCACTTGATGCACAGGAATTAGCTTTCCAGCCAGCATATCATAGACATAAAGAACCTTGCTGTGGATGCTCGTGGCTAAAACCTCTTCTCCAGTAGCACTAAAACAGGCCTTAAATATTGGAAACTTCTCCAAATAGATGCTCTGGATTTTAGGATTTGTTTTTCCATCAACCTGAAACAGCGACACGGCATTATCTCGCGCGGCAACCATTACAACTTGCGCACAAGGATGGAACTGCACGGATGAGATCCGAGCCGTGGTAGGACGTTCCGCGTTAGCATGGAGACAATTCTTTAAGATTCCTTTAGGAAGAGAAGCTGATGTAGATATGAAATTCCCAGTCCTTTGCAACAAATCATCTTTATCCTCTTCACTTTCACCATCTGAAGATGTCTTCCGCTTACTAGTCTCTGCCCAGGCAGGTACACCCCCCATGGCATGCTGGAATTCTTCCTTAAGTCTTCTTTGAAGCTTGTCTTTTGAAAGTTTActttcactggcatttttcatCATATCTTTCCGGAACCCATTGCTCATCATGTCAACCATTTCAtcattttcatcttcttcatccaCCCAAACTGGTTTCttttgaaacagaaaattatCTTTTGCTTCTGAGTCACCGGAGTCTTCCTGCACTTGAACCCGCGAGCCCTGCAGACGCCGCAACAACGCGTCCTCGTTGTCCTCGACGTCGCCGAACACCAGCTCCTCGAGGCACCGTTCCACGGCCGGTTTGTCCTGCTCCAGCGTCAGGCGGTTCCGCTGCCGGAGCCGTCTCTCCTCCTCCGCCGCGACTGCGATCGCAGTGACCGCTGCGCTCGGCCGGGCCGGCGGTTTCCGCTGGGATGAAGGAGCAGCCTTTCGGGGCGGCCCGCCCGGCCCTGCTCCGGCTCTCCGGCCCGGCTTCGTTCGGCTCTTCCGGTCCAGACTCACTCCGGGTCTCCGGTCCGGTTTCGTTCGGCTTCTACGTTCTGGCGGCATCGTTGGGTTGGAGAAGAAACGCAGGCGCTCCTCAAGTTTTTATCTAACTTTTAAATCATTATGGCACACATGAAAGCTGTTCACCAACACTTCCCATTCTTTCAGGTCCACATGGGGATTTTTACTtcccctccccttctaatttagGCATGGCCATATGACTCCTAAAATTTATGAAATGTGATCGGCCATGTGTCATTTTCAGGCAGAAGCATTTAATTCCTGGTGTGAGTCCATCCAAAGAGCTCCCAACCAAGCTATGAAGAAGTCATTATCATTCCTACATCATGTATGACAAAACTAATTTTCAGAAAAGGCTAGGACAGGATTGTAATTTGCGTATTGCAAATTCCATGCTTTCTCTACCACACCTTGCTGTCTGAAGTTGATATTCATATCACACTAACATGCGCCTATCATATTCCAAAATGAAATGTTATtcctttaatgaatttatttttgcagCCATCATTCATGTGAAATTCAGGATCCTACTCCACCTAAAGTTATGGCTTTATTAGTGTAAGTGGCATGAATTTAAAGCAGCATTACTTATTTTTCCACAAAAACAAGATATCCATGCATGTATTCCTTGGAGTTCATACACATATAATGAAATCTAATATTCTTCAATATTATTAAAGTGGCTCAAACCATGCTAATTGAGAGGGCAGAGACATAAAggtgtcttcattctcttttacAGCAACAGATGAATAGTCAGGAgatttggattcctttttttggattcctctagttttctttttgtgcttGAGAAAGTCATTAACTTTTAAAGTTGTAATATCCTCCTTTCTCAGACAAGGATAGTAACAGCTGGTTTGCAAGCCTCACaggttattttttccttataCACACAGGAAAATTAAGTGAGatcacataaattaaaaaaaaaaaaacaccaccatttTATACCAAAAAGGACACTATAAAtgttcagttttgttagtatgcTCTTCCACTGACTTTGTTCCTTTGTTATTATCATGCAAAAACATTTATCataatcatttttcttctcttctatataacaacacaaaaatgttaaaattgcCCATCATTTCAAATAACACTGCCAATATCCTAAACTCTGAACACTAGATAAACTCCACTGCTCATTTCTCATACCTGAATCCTAGTAACCAAGTGCCGCTGGTGAAATCCATGTAACAAAATAGATTTGAGTCATAAAATGCATAATCATAACTCTCAATTGGGTCTTTAACACTACAACCCAAACTTAACATTTCTGCATTCTccccaaacattttaaatattaccaAGTATCTTCAAACTCTAATATCCCCACTGAAACCATCCACCCAGGCATATGTATATGCCTGCGCCCAGCTGATAACCTCCTTTTCACTTCCCAgagatttttttcagcataagTGTGCTGACTGCCTATTAAACACCAGGCATTGTTTTGGGTACTgagaatatagtgattcaatagaTATATCACATTGTTGGTTTCCTAGTCTTAGGATCTAAAGCAAAGGAcagagaataaatataaaaacagatttcAAATAGATAAGTGTATGAATGATTAGGTTAAGTAATAGAAGAATAAACAGATATAGATTGACGAGTATGATAAATTCAGGTGGTGATGTCCTAAAGACAGGAAAACAAGGTAATAAGATAGTGACAAGGGTATCTTTTACATAGTGATCAATAAAAGCCCTTCTGAGGAGTCACTTGAGCAATGAGGCAGAGAATACGGGTTACTTATCCCAATGTCAGTTCTCTCTTCTTCACCACAGAGCTCCAATTTTTAGTGGGTACAGGGTCACCAAGGAAAAGTAACACATTTCCTGTACTCTCCGATAGCGAGGTGTCACTATGTGATCAAGTTGCAGCTAGTGAGAGTAAGAAGTGCCACCTGTCACTATTGGAAGTTCATAAATGAGCCCCTCTTTCCTCCATCCTACCTCCTAGAATTTGTTGTAATTGTAACAGAAAGATGTTGGTGAGGTAGGGACCAAAGTCTGGGAATCTGCCCAGATTTGCACTTGAGAAAGAACACCGGTTGCTCTCTGGGGAACAGTTTAAAAGCAGGGTAACTGGTTAGGATGCTATTACAATCATCCAAGGTCAAGATGATGGTAGGTAGGACAGATGCAGAGGAAATGGTAAAAATGGTCATATTTTGCATATCTTTTTGAAGAGAAGCCAACAGGATTTGTTATTAGCTTATATGGAGAGTAGCAAATGAGAAAGAGATATACGAAGGATAAATTCTATATTGCTGACCAGGCCAACCGAGTGAATGGTGTTGTCATTTACTAAAACAATAAAGAATGGGGACAAAGACGGTCTGAAGGAAGGACCAAAATTCTCTTTAGATGCACATGGGAAGCCTGGTATGTCTATTAGGCAACCAAATAGGGATGTTGAGAAGATATTTGAACCTATGAATCTGGAGTCCTGGAGGGTAAAATGAGACCAGAAATATAAATCAGGGAGTTCTCAATACACAGGTGGTATTTCAGCTAGTGGGCTAGATGacatcaattaaagaaaaagtacAGACTGAGAAGGGCAGGAGGTTGTAGAGCATGTGGCAGTGCATGGTCTTTTAGGATCCAAGAAGAGTGAGGGAAGCTAACAAAGACACCTGAGAAGGAGAAACTTATTAGGTATGGGAGGGAAACCAGGAGGAAGTAGAAGCACAGGATTAAGGAAGAACCGATATCAACTGCTGCTGAGTtgaatagaaggaaaaaagataatgCATCATGGGTTTGGCAAGATGGAGATCACAACCTCAGTAAAAGCTGTTCCagttaaactatggaaacaaAAACCTTCTTAGAATGGAGAACCAGGTGGAGGGGGGTGCAGGGTAGGGGGTAGAATATGTCTTCTGTGAAGAGGGGCAAGGACATTCAGCACCAGAAAGAGATAGATTATAAAGGGAGAATTGCCTTTAGTTtgttttagtataatttttatatttttcaagactgggagttattttttaaaatgttatcccTAGGCCAATAGGAGTAATCCATCCAATGCTGCAGGTGAATGCAGTCTCTAGACTATGTTAAAGAGGAAGACGGCTAAAGCATGAAGGCCAAGTTGGCCTTAGATCCACAAGAGCAGACATGATCATCTCTTATTGCTAATCATTGAATTCCCAGTGCCTGGAATAGGGCTGAAGACATAGTGGACACCTAgtaattatttctaaaacaattGAGTGAATTAATGAATGTTATGTTCAGTAGTTTTAGCATATTTTATCACATAAATCTTTAAGGTCACTGCATtccctgtttaaaaatatttggggggtACCGACGGTCTCTTGATAAAGTAAAAAAggggggtgcttaggtggctcagtctgttgagtatccaactcttaatttcagcttaggtcatgatctcaaagtcttgggattgagccccacattgggctccatactcagtgggtagtctgcttggggattttcattcttcttctgcccctcccccagctctcacgcacgtgtgtgtgcacacgctcgctctctctctaaaataaataaactcttaaaaaaaaggtaaacaaaaatcATGAAATTGGCACAATGGTGCATAATGGCTGGCCTCTACTGCTTCTGAAGTCTCAGGTTTCAGACACCTGCTTGCAGCTGTGATCTACACAGCAGTGAACAGCTAGTTACAAGTACAGCATTATTTCTTGCCTTGGTGCCTTCACCACATGTGAAGTATGGAGATACTTGGAAAAACTTCCCTTCTTTGACACACTGTGTGTTGCTCTAATTATTCTTTAAGACTACCCTCCTTTCTGAGCTAGAGTTTCTCAGTGCTGCCAAAGCAACTGTGCAAACCTCTTATAAATAATTTTCATGTTaaattgaatttgtttattaacTTGTTTGTTTccatcattaaaattaaactataaaGTAAATATGCTTTTTATCTCAATAACCAGAACCTAGCTCAAGACATTTAATTAGtgcaattaaatgaataaatgatagctaTGGTAATCTGGTGATGGCCATGTTTCTTAATCAACCAAAAATGTTTACTCTATGCATCTTCCATAATGGGAGTGTCTCTACTGAGATCCTCCTTGATTTTCTTGTTGCTATCAGATTAAAAATTCAGTTGCTTAATGAACTTCCAATCTTAAGAAAACTTACAATATAAGTGAGcaacattatatttaaaaagcataGTATCATCATGAGTTGGTGGAGAGACTGCAAATATCAGGGTTTTCACTTGCCTTACCCTTATCCTTTGGTAAATATCCTTGGTTAATCACAGTAGTCCTAGTGAGAGTGGATGTGGCCTTACAAGCTTTTACAACACAGGTATTTTAGGCAGTCAGTATCAGAATTAACATAAGAAATCTTATTATCTGTCCATTAATTAGTACAATGGATTGGACGAGAGTAATGCCctcaataaatgaaacaaagtcAACTTTGGTGATGGAGGGAGATTAACACTAAGGAATATTGAGAGAATGGCGTGTACTCTAGAAAAAGGACCGTAGCCTTATGGCACTAGGTAGCTTCCCAAAGGAGATAGCTTTGTTACAACATGACAGAGAAACCAATGAtgaatttagggttttttttttttcaaatggtttAGTATGGTTTAGTACTTTCTTAAAAAGacaatgaattttgggaggagtaagatggtggagaagtaggagatgtaaatttcatctggtcccagaaattcagctagttatcaaaccattctgaacaccaacaaactcaataggagatcaaagaaaaaaatagcagcaattctaggaacagaaaagtgaccactttctggaaggtagggtgtgtggagaagtgaatccaaggtaaTATACAGGACAATAGACTgcgggggaggggccagctcccagaaAGCAGTAgaacagcagagcacaaaatcggaacttttagaagtctgctccattgagggacgtcactccagaggctaagcaatGGGTGAAGCCCTTGCTGGGAcactgtggtctcaggacccatgcggtcacagaaagacctggaGTGCTGAGTGTGACCGAGCCCCCTGGTATTGGAGTGGGGAGGATGGCTTCAGAGATGGAGCTGTGGGGATGGGGGGCTTCTCagattggggttaccttaaaccgtgatccGAGGCATCGTAGGGCCTCTATTATTTGAGCAGGTAGCCCcaaaagtggcagatccagagagacccctGCTTCCTCTactgggaggagtggcatgggagtATACTGTGTgaatctgctaggtttggagactccaaatggtgCCATGTGCCACAAATAGAAACACTCTGTCATAGGCCGGTGTGCATGGAATGCAgctagagaccagggagacaggagagaccgactgcttttctctgagggtgcattaAAGAGGAGGGtcccctgagctcttggctcctccaggctggagattgggaggccatcatttttattcttgtccTCCAAAGTTGTACAGAAAGCTTTAAGGGAACACAAGCTacaagagcaaacccaagcagattacttagcgtggcccttggcaagggaggtgcaattccacctggggcaaagatatttaagaatcactgcaacaggcccctcccctagaagatcagtAAGAATAATCAGCCAAGACCAAAgttaccaatcaatgagaactgcaaacaCCAGTGCTAGGGGAATATAGCATATAGAATTCATATACTTTCCTCCCATGAATCTTGTCTTTCcaagtcaagtttttttttttttaaagattttatttatttatttgacagacagaatcacaagtaggcagagacacaggcagagaggaggcagagaggagaaagcaggccccctgccaagcagagagccgatgcggggctcgatcccaggaccccgagatcatgacctgagccgaaggcagaggatcaacccactgagccacccaggcaccccccaagttaagtttttaaatttttatttattttttctttttctattttttaatggttcctctttcctattttaatctgttttaacCATCTTATAAATgtcttttgaaaaatctttttaaattttcatttttatagtcatactCCATGCCTTCATTGTATttgaccttattttttgtatacatatgtttttctttcttcaaatatttaggaGTACAtgttcttctaatagatcaaaatacacgctatatctagtgtatggctttgttctagtctccagcctagtgatattctctcctttttttttgccattttttgacCAACTtcttattaattccatttttaaaatctatcttaatttccatctttaaaatcatattccatcccttcatcatgtttacccatatttatatatatgtgaataagtaagtctgtctttctttaaacttttagGAGGCCATTTCTTCTAAGAAACCAAAATACAcctaaaatcaagtgtgtggctctattCTAATCACCAGCctaatcatttatatatatatatatatatatacacacatatatacat
It encodes:
- the LOC131810431 gene encoding U3 small nucleolar RNA-associated protein 18 homolog; its protein translation is MPPERRSRTKPDRRPGVSLDRKSRTKPGRRAGAGPGGPPRKAAPSSQRKPPARPSAAVTAIAVAAEEERRLRQRNRLTLEQDKPAVERCLEELVFGDVEDNEDALLRRLQGSRVQVQEDSGDSEAKDNFLFQKKPVWVDEEDENDEMVDMMSNGFRKDMMKNASESKLSKDKLQRRLKEEFQHAMGGVPAWAETSKRKTSSDGESEEDKDDLLQRTGNFISTSASLPKGILKNCLHANAERPTTARISSVQFHPCAQVVMVAARDNAVSLFQVDGKTNPKIQSIYLEKFPIFKACFSATGEEVLATSIHSKVLYVYDMLAGKLIPVHQVRGLKEKIVRSFEVSPDGSFLLINGVAGYLHLLSMKTKELIGSMKINGRVAASTFSSDSKKLYASSGDGEVYVWDVNSRKCLNRFVDEGSLYGLSIATSRNGQYVACGSNCGVVNIYNQDSCLQETNPKPIKAIMNLVTGVTSLSFNPTTEILAIASEEMKEAVRLVHLPSCTVFSNFPVIKKKTVSLVHTMDFSPRSGYFALGNEKGKALLYRLHHYSEF